TCTTGCACCATCTCTAAAGCTTTGGCACGATTTTTTTTGGTATCCCCTGTTGTACCAGACACCTCTACCAAAATTCCTTCTTGCTCTTGAACTGGTTTAGAAAGATCGCTGACTGCAACAAAATGAGAGACTGCTGGGGTTTTTGTCATCTTGAGAAAGATTTGAATTTTTCAATATTATTGTACTATTTTTACTTTATCAAGAATTTATTAATTTAAGAACAAGGTATCACTGTCATTTAAAGCGCGATCGCCTTTAACCAACTGATGCCGAATTTTTAATCCTTGAAGATAGATGTAGAAAGCTTGAAAAAGATAAAGTATAAAGGCTGAAGAATTAACTGCTATTTATTTTACCAAAAAATTTAACAACAAATTAATCTATAAAAATTTAATTAACTATCCAGAAAACTGTCAAATACGCAGCCTTAAATCATAACAAGATTGATATTATATTGCTAGCTTAAGTTGGTCTTAATATAACAATTATCTTGTTTAAGACGGTTAATAATTTTCTCTTATAAGCTCAAGTTTAACCAGTTTAAGTTACTTATTATATAGCTGTGAATAAATTAGTTCGTAAGGCAACTAGTAAAAGAGATATCTATATATTGTTAGACATAAAAATAGACTAATAGCACGCCAGGGGAATAACAGTAAAAATATTAATTTTTTGACTTTTGGAAAAGCTGTTAACTTAAAATGTTTTCTCAGCTAAATCTTAGTAGTATAGCGGTTAATAGCTACTGAAATATATAAGAAATAAATTAATTATGAATAATATTTTAGTTATAGGTGCTGGCTCTGTTGGCGCACTGATGGGAGCTTCCTTGTTTAAAGCGGGTTTAAAGATAACTTTTGCGGGAAAGCCAAATAGTGATTATACAAAACAGCTTAAAAATAAAGGCTTACAATTATCTTGTGCTAATAGTGAAAGCTTGTGGATTTCCCCATCACATCCACGAGTTAAATTTGTTGATACCGCAACAGATTTGAGCGAAAAATTTGAGATAATTATAGTTGCCGTCAAGAGCAATAATTTAAGCAAAGTTGCCTTTTATATCAAAGCTCATTCAAACCCAGACACAATTCTAATTCATGCCCAAAATGGTATTCCCTACTGGTGGTTTAATAATGATAATTACCTCTCGACTCTTGACGAAAATCTGTTTGATAAATTAAGTTCTCATCGTTATTTAAATACTGTTGATAGTAATGGTATTTTGCAGAAAAATTTAGGCGATCGCACTATAGTAGGATGTGTAGTTAAAGCTCCTTGTCAACGAACAAAACAAGGAAAAATTCAAGTTAACAAACCGCCTCGATTAATTTTGGGTTTAACCAAAAGCGATCGTCACAACTTAAAACAACAGACTATACAAAGCCTATGTGATACATTTTCTCAACATGGTATAGCTGCTACCTACACTGATAAGATACGCGCCGCCGTATGTAATAAGCTAGCCCTTAATATAATTACCAATGTTCTTTCAGCTTTGACTGGGAGGGTAATTGGCGATTTAACCACAAACTACCATACCAACAGTCTAATTGAAACCGTTATTGCCGAGGCTAATCATATTTTTTGCTGTTATGGCATCAAGCCTGAAGATTTACCAACCGAACAAGCAATTTATGCTTATATCAAAACTCCAGGCAGCCAAAGCCATCTACCTTCTCTGGCTCAAGATTTTTCTCAGCGCAAACCTGGAGAAGTAAGTTTAATTACCGCGCCTGTAGAAATGGCAGAAATTGCCCAGCTTAAAGTACCAACTTTATTTAGCCTGAGTGAGTTACTAAAAATATGTCAGACTTATAGCCTCAAAAATCATAACGGCAAACCCTATATTCTTACCATAGATCATTCTGCAAATTGCTATATGTTGACCGATGATCTTTGCCAGAGCAATTTAGTAGATAAATGGCAAATATCTAATCTACAGGCTCATCTAGCTCAAGTTAACGTATCGGCTTTAAATAATTAACTGGCAGCTAATTTGTGATCCTTCTGCCCTCTGCCTTTTTCAATTCTTATATTCATCTTCAATTGCCTGTAGCGCAGCTTTAATCAATTGGAAATAGGGTGATTGAGTTACATTAACCTGTTTAGCGACTTCTCTACTTTTACCTAGTAACCCTACCGAATTTCCTTGACTGACGGCTAAAACATTACCGCGATCGTTCCTAATCCGTAGTTCGGTAAGAGTTTTACTACACACATAAATTCTGCCACTGTGGGTAAACACAGCTTTTTGAACCTTATCGTTAATTCTTTTATTTAAAACAGCAATATTATTACTGGATTGAGTTTGAGATAACTTGACACCAACTATTTCTAGCTCAATATTGGTGCTGCCTTGCCAATGGTTTTCTTTTAGTTTGTAGGCGATATCCAAATGTTCTGGTAGAGGGCAATATTCTCCCCATCGCCATGCCAGGGCTTTTATTTGAGTAAATGTATCGGCTTCTTGAATAGTTAATTTTAAATGAGCCTGGCTTTTACCGATCGCTCTTTGTTCAATCACTCGCACATTGGGAGTCCAGAATACGGGGGTACTATTACCAATTCCCCAAGGCTGTAAACCTTCTAGCTGTTCGTAGAGGGTAAAATCTACCTGTCCTAAACTGGCTTGAGCATCTATTTTGACTAGAGGTTTAAGATGTTCTACTTCTAAACATTTATGGGCAAACTCACTCAATCTTTGCTTTATTTGTTCCAAATTAGCTGCCAGGAAGCTAAATCCCCCTGCTGCACGATGTCCACCAAATTTACCTAATAAATCGCTGCAATAGTTAAGAGCATCAAAGACATTAAATTCATCAATACTTCTGGCAGAGCCACGAATCATGGGCGGAGAAGTGGCATCGGAGGATTCTGACTGCTCCTCTTCATAAGTACCAATAAACACAGGTACACCATAGCGTTCGACTAAACGGGATGCCACAATGCCAATTACGCCGTGATGCCAACCAGCAGAGACAACAACTAAAATGCGATCGCCTTGCCAGGGAATTGGCGTAGATTCTACTAAATTAATTGCCTCTTTTTCTATCTGTTCGCAAAGTAAGCGACGATGTTGATTTATTTGTTCACACTGCATTGCTCTTTCTAGAGCCACCCCAGGATCGTCGGTGGTTAATAGTTCAATCACCATTTGCGGATCGCCAATCCGTCCTACCGCATTGATGCGAGGACCTAAGCGAAAGCCAATATCATCGGGCTTTAATTGTTTTTGTGCTTCGTCAATTCCTGCCACCTGCATCAATGCCTGAATGCCCACTAACTGAGAATTAGGTAAGGCTCTTAGTCCGCGCTTGAGCCAACGACGATTTACGCCAATCAAAGGAGCAAGATCGGCAATTGTTCCCAGGGTAAATAATTCTAAAATAGGGTTGGTTAAACCTTTGAGTTGTCCCAGACTTTGAGCCGTAGCGATCGCCAATATATATGCCACTCCTACCCCTGCAAGTCCTTTATAGGGAGAAGTGTCTGCCAATAATTTAGGATTTAAAATAGCGTCCGCTGGAGGAAGTTGGGCTGGCAAGTCGTGGTGGTCAGTGATAATCACGCTCAAGCCCAATTCTACCGCTCTAACAATGGGTTCATAAGCAGAAATACCGTTATCTACCGTAAGAATTAAACCGACCCCGTTTGACGCAAATTCTTCAACGATGCGTGTATTAATACCATAGCCATCCTTCATACGGCTAGGGATAGCATAATCTACCTTGGCACCTAGGTGTTTTAACGCCCTTAATAATAAGGCAGTACTAGTCATGCCGTCGGCATCATAATCGCCACAGATGGCAATTTGTTCTTCTTCGGCGATCGCTTTTTTAATTAGTTCGACGCTTATCCATAAATCCTCAAACTCATCTAGAGGCGAGGGCAAATCCTGAGATTCTGGTTCAATATAGGTATGAGCCTGTTGGGCAGTAGCAATATTCCGATTAATAATTACCTGAGCTACCAAGGGCAATAAGCCTGTAGAGATACTCAACTCCTGGACTGCTTCTGGCTGAGATGGTGCAATGTGCCATCTTTGATTGGGCAATCGTTTGCGGGTAGAGCGATTATTGTCTATAGAAGCTTGGCAATTACGCTGTGCGTAGCCTTTGGGGTCGCTCATACTAGAATTAAATATCTATAAATGTGGGCAACCAAAAGTATATCAGCACCTAAATTAAAACATCAATCGGCAGTGGGCATCTAACCCTTTACTTACTAGTTACTACTTATCCCTGGCGACTCTTTTGATTCAATTAATCTCCTAACTTGTTTTTCCCAGTCTCTACCAATTTGGATGGTAATGTCAGATCCTAAAACTCCAGTGCTTTCTACCACAACATCTCCCACACCCAAAATCGAGCGTACTTCTTTAGCAGCATCATCATCTCCTGACTGAGCAATTACTCTAGTTTGCCCTAAGGGTTCTTGCCAATTCTTACTGGCAGATACTCTTGTATAACCTGCTTCTCTAAGGGTATCCAAAGCAGACTGCAATGCCTTTTGGTTGCCGATACTATCCTGTACATAAATTCTTAGGCGAGGATTAAGGATGGTAAGAGTATTAGTATTGTTTAGACTAGCGTAGCGATTATTGGAAAGTGCATTATCTTCTTCATTCTTCGGCAGATTAAAATGCTGAGTCATCAACTTGTGGATACTTCGATCATTAGGCAACCAATAGCTAACGGGTTCATTTGCACTATTAAAATCTCCTGGTAACATCATCATTTTGATGTTATGTCTGTCAATTTTGGAAGCAAAATTAGATAGAGCCATTAGTTCTCTAACGCTGAGGTTAGTATCCAAATGGGATTGGACTACAGAAAGTAGTTTGGGTATCTTGATTACTGTAGCAGGCTTAAGAGTTTGCTCAACCGCAGCGCGCATCAGCATTTGCTGACGCTGTACCCGAGAAATATCGCCAAACTCATCATAGCGAAAACGTAAAAACTGCATCGCCTTATCGCCGTCTAAATGCTGAACTCCTTTTTTTAAATTGATATAAAGATGCTGGCTAAAGTCTGTATACTTCATGTCTTTAGGCACATCAACCGTTACGCCACCCAAAGCATCAATTAATTTTTCTACTCCCTGAACATTAACCCGTACATAGCGATCGATCTTAATTCCACCTAGCAAGTCACTAGCAACCGCAGCAGT
This DNA window, taken from Pleurocapsa sp. FMAR1, encodes the following:
- a CDS encoding ketopantoate reductase family protein; this encodes MNNILVIGAGSVGALMGASLFKAGLKITFAGKPNSDYTKQLKNKGLQLSCANSESLWISPSHPRVKFVDTATDLSEKFEIIIVAVKSNNLSKVAFYIKAHSNPDTILIHAQNGIPYWWFNNDNYLSTLDENLFDKLSSHRYLNTVDSNGILQKNLGDRTIVGCVVKAPCQRTKQGKIQVNKPPRLILGLTKSDRHNLKQQTIQSLCDTFSQHGIAATYTDKIRAAVCNKLALNIITNVLSALTGRVIGDLTTNYHTNSLIETVIAEANHIFCCYGIKPEDLPTEQAIYAYIKTPGSQSHLPSLAQDFSQRKPGEVSLITAPVEMAEIAQLKVPTLFSLSELLKICQTYSLKNHNGKPYILTIDHSANCYMLTDDLCQSNLVDKWQISNLQAHLAQVNVSALNN
- the recJ gene encoding single-stranded-DNA-specific exonuclease RecJ, translating into MSDPKGYAQRNCQASIDNNRSTRKRLPNQRWHIAPSQPEAVQELSISTGLLPLVAQVIINRNIATAQQAHTYIEPESQDLPSPLDEFEDLWISVELIKKAIAEEEQIAICGDYDADGMTSTALLLRALKHLGAKVDYAIPSRMKDGYGINTRIVEEFASNGVGLILTVDNGISAYEPIVRAVELGLSVIITDHHDLPAQLPPADAILNPKLLADTSPYKGLAGVGVAYILAIATAQSLGQLKGLTNPILELFTLGTIADLAPLIGVNRRWLKRGLRALPNSQLVGIQALMQVAGIDEAQKQLKPDDIGFRLGPRINAVGRIGDPQMVIELLTTDDPGVALERAMQCEQINQHRRLLCEQIEKEAINLVESTPIPWQGDRILVVVSAGWHHGVIGIVASRLVERYGVPVFIGTYEEEQSESSDATSPPMIRGSARSIDEFNVFDALNYCSDLLGKFGGHRAAGGFSFLAANLEQIKQRLSEFAHKCLEVEHLKPLVKIDAQASLGQVDFTLYEQLEGLQPWGIGNSTPVFWTPNVRVIEQRAIGKSQAHLKLTIQEADTFTQIKALAWRWGEYCPLPEHLDIAYKLKENHWQGSTNIELEIVGVKLSQTQSSNNIAVLNKRINDKVQKAVFTHSGRIYVCSKTLTELRIRNDRGNVLAVSQGNSVGLLGKSREVAKQVNVTQSPYFQLIKAALQAIEDEYKN
- a CDS encoding LCP family protein produces the protein MSVRKAYRSNPSGGEPTGQVSSVSYHSKSHKRKLNKGRAILVGLGLAGVSMVSAAVGAFLAVALSTASPLQQAQLSNEEQKVFGKEETVTAENLNLPELSRPVNILVMGIKVITSDLDDQGIKYDKKNVGYLHLVNSFDGLSDSMLLVRFDPKKEKVSVLSIPRDTRVYIDGHGVRKINDANKYGGPALTAAVASDLLGGIKIDRYVRVNVQGVEKLIDALGGVTVDVPKDMKYTDFSQHLYINLKKGVQHLDGDKAMQFLRFRYDEFGDISRVQRQQMLMRAAVEQTLKPATVIKIPKLLSVVQSHLDTNLSVRELMALSNFASKIDRHNIKMMMLPGDFNSANEPVSYWLPNDRSIHKLMTQHFNLPKNEEDNALSNNRYASLNNTNTLTILNPRLRIYVQDSIGNQKALQSALDTLREAGYTRVSASKNWQEPLGQTRVIAQSGDDDAAKEVRSILGVGDVVVESTGVLGSDITIQIGRDWEKQVRRLIESKESPGISSN